From Paenibacillus graminis, a single genomic window includes:
- a CDS encoding BtrH N-terminal domain-containing protein, translating into MNVLDIIPIHRDWRNCTEDTIVSVASWLQRDHELMYAESWGFAFDIRQWSSTGKLSSSLSPDSGNMFPLLAQYHGIDIRIVENLSFQDTAGVVARELAESRPVIVELDTYECPWDSGYHSYHYPHTNLIVGYDEANRMYSLIDCFYQKQSIKLSSESCFSYDSNRNRVAVFQCSTLPEPVADWRTIIRHAARRIRGPEQTDHSFHQMRSLAAILEQSPDLNEEFKQHKHIWMAPLLSVLNAISNGRRQFAAVLQYLNTRQQEQDFHDTVDELYYAASQWSILLSMVTKSYYSPRDRSLLPRAADKLRMIADKEEQIAGQLLSMCEEKAVGQQTMSKNIIVGPISDQADRQFVELAEYYNNKGFDRSLSEESKADLTLMGDYLLADDPPVEWKLEGMKFSLPVLNCSNYDNISCAAQSIRIPAGHYSAIVLVGCSECGSYSDQIELVYEDRSASVLPIAFTDFYMEPLYGESIVWSGRAASRKNGQNQLNESQAHVFTQNYALDTTRKMVGMRLPDCPNLHIFAMALYA; encoded by the coding sequence ATGAACGTATTGGATATCATTCCGATTCACCGCGATTGGAGAAATTGCACGGAGGACACCATTGTTTCTGTTGCATCCTGGCTGCAGCGGGACCATGAGCTTATGTATGCAGAATCGTGGGGATTTGCCTTTGACATCCGGCAATGGAGCAGCACGGGAAAACTATCTTCCTCCTTGAGTCCGGATTCCGGTAATATGTTTCCTTTACTGGCGCAGTACCATGGTATCGATATCCGGATCGTAGAAAACCTGAGCTTTCAAGATACGGCCGGTGTAGTCGCCAGGGAATTGGCAGAATCCAGACCCGTCATCGTTGAACTGGATACTTATGAATGTCCCTGGGACTCCGGTTATCACAGCTATCATTACCCTCATACCAATTTAATTGTCGGGTACGACGAGGCAAATCGCATGTACAGCTTAATAGATTGTTTCTATCAGAAACAATCTATTAAGCTTTCAAGTGAAAGTTGTTTTTCATACGATAGCAACCGTAACCGTGTAGCTGTATTCCAATGTTCAACCCTGCCGGAGCCCGTTGCGGATTGGAGAACCATAATTCGGCATGCCGCCAGGAGAATAAGGGGACCGGAACAAACAGATCATTCATTCCATCAGATGAGAAGTCTCGCAGCTATTTTGGAGCAATCTCCCGATTTGAACGAAGAATTCAAGCAGCATAAGCATATTTGGATGGCCCCGTTACTGTCCGTACTAAACGCTATTAGCAATGGCAGAAGACAGTTTGCAGCGGTACTGCAATATTTGAATACCAGACAACAGGAACAGGATTTCCATGATACGGTGGATGAACTGTATTATGCTGCGTCACAATGGAGCATTCTGCTCTCTATGGTGACCAAATCCTACTACAGCCCAAGGGATAGAAGTCTATTGCCCAGAGCGGCCGATAAGCTTCGAATGATCGCAGACAAGGAAGAACAGATTGCCGGTCAGCTTCTCTCAATGTGTGAAGAAAAGGCGGTAGGTCAGCAGACTATGTCCAAAAACATTATCGTGGGTCCAATCAGCGATCAAGCGGATAGGCAATTCGTGGAGCTGGCGGAATATTACAATAATAAAGGATTTGACCGTTCGCTCTCAGAGGAGAGCAAGGCGGATCTTACGCTGATGGGAGATTATTTGTTAGCCGATGATCCTCCGGTGGAATGGAAGCTGGAAGGAATGAAATTTTCCCTCCCGGTATTGAACTGCAGTAATTATGACAATATTTCATGCGCTGCACAGTCCATCAGGATTCCGGCAGGCCATTATTCTGCCATAGTGCTTGTGGGATGCTCGGAGTGTGGAAGTTACTCGGATCAGATCGAGCTTGTGTACGAGGACCGGTCCGCGTCCGTCCTCCCAATTGCATTTACAGATTTCTATATGGAACCTCTTTACGGTGAATCCATCGTTTGGTCAGGCAGAGCGGCATCCCGAAAGAACGGGCAAAACCAGCTGAATGAATCCCAAGCACATGTATTTACCCAAAATTATGCACTGGATACAACCCGGAAAATGGTAGGCATGCGACTGCCTGATTGTCCTAATTTACATATTTTTGCTATGGCCTTATATGCCTGA
- a CDS encoding SDR family NAD(P)-dependent oxidoreductase, with translation MKENTRTGLEVAIIGMSGSFPGAKNLEQFFQNVKNGVDSISFFTDEQLEEAGVPAEVYTKENFVKAKGYLDECEYFDNSFFGYTPNEAQFMDPQTRLLHEHTWMALEDAGYPPGRTQDTIGVYAGGRPHFHWEALSLSMGSRNGAEDFEIAHLNDKDLMSTRVSYKLNLKGPSYTLFTACSTSLVAVHAACQGVISGECDMAVAGGVSVTSPLKNGYFYQDGMILSSDGHCRAFDAASDGTVVGNGIGLVILKRLEDALDDKDHIYAVIKGTAINNDGNRKVGYSAPSVDGQAEVIRTAHRVAGVDPGEIGYIEAHGTGTALGDPIEVKALTTAFCTNRKHFCGIGSVKTNIGHLDSAAGIAGLIKAVLALHHKCLLPTLHFADPNPHLMLEDSPFYLVDRMREWESGSGLRRAGVSSFGVGGTNAHIVLEEAPSEQSVRPEEEQERLLVFSAKTKEALEESIEAFVQDVQKHPGKDLSDIAYTLQQGREHFSYRQYVACKSLLAGCAALRVKAPQALWVDPKKALKPVYFWFAGMEPKEAIQHYHNCLRNPYCREEMEALLLQAGGMSGAAREGFLGDGNEDAGQTPVFLFQLALARWLLRAGVKPAALMGTGTGAYVAGCLAGVFSLEEALMLIEKRDRLLEEWRGSEGDLFLLEALQSEFYEAFDSIALSAPSIPLLSADARRNTVNDVTLPDYWVNPLGAEDDGTSLPAKVEEEDKHLVLDFGTGGEPSGPSGHISLVTGEPNLLDAVGCIWATGYPLNWDELAKHHNPSRLTLPTYPFARKRYWVDSQQIKQFQHNWKRQDPQTGKKSKEEWLYVPSWIRSEHIPEAGERQQGLFAVFAAPEPFAARCMEQLEQMGHTLARIEPGESFKSNKMSFEINPEILDDFIQLLDTLAQRGDGPIRIVHFWCMHPQAAAHEQLPEAEEYNRLGYYTLLNIARAVGQLQLRQPVTIDIVANQVAEVIGNETVVPAKATLFGPLRVIAKEYENIACRLVDTDQYDHHLLCRILSEPEENRRADWIALRNSYIWEPTFKQVRPTTPLNTVSKRLTAGGVYVITGGLGGIGLYVAKFLAEQYQARVVLLSRSQFLPEEEWDKWYTIHSGDDPVSAKIAGLREIKAAASGFCLVQADITDTAQVRAVFGQILERYGAINGIIHAAGVPDGAVIQRRSKEMCEAVFGSKIYGTQVLQKVIEELSCPVDFLLLFSSLSALLAPPAQVAYSAANSFLDAFALVNTRRGYFTQAINWDMWKNTGMASLSALSRPAGSAPGIAYRSEEHPLFKYSLTENTGRTTFLSYFHTGRDWVLDEHRIVDQAVLPGTCYLEMARAAYQSATSNPEAAVLIHDVFFLTPLAAAENTDVPVRTVIIRDTEGYRFTIESYSGAPKGRWVLHARGCMSASNLKPQNYELDVIRNACEHSRYGREHYNNRRDSKFRYGPRWDSYRWGGFSQEEGLSWIELPQTFAGDLAAYGLHPAILDVALVHMGLAHTGAGQYVPFGYRNITVHGKMPGRVYSYIRHRTEHSLGDKILEFDLTIMDEHGKGIMEIEGYQVTAVTNEQVSGGGAAAEKTTAVQAAAAASDGNSGSLTPEEGLMILETALSAAYPQVIVSTVDLLTRVEAYRSEKVSLYQDSSGSSAGDKVRASGVKLSVQELEDVIHSIWKSVLGHEQISRDDDFFDLGGDSLKVLTVAERIYQAISIKIPVSVFFHTTVLKELARRIQAAYHTTNEYAAIQKAAPKAHYPLSSAQKRLYFHQQLQPDSVAYNILEVTSVEGDLDPDKLQNAFDLLIRRHAVLRTSFDIINGEIVQIIHDHAGFQVEQVTVKEEEADQVVEQFMQPFDLRSAPLLRVKLVRCGMQKYVWLFDIHHIIADNLSVEILKSELIRIYNGQAGQLKPIPLEYVDFVGWQNEQIRRGAFDKQTGYWLQQLSGELPENHLPTDYPRPAVLSHQGDIYTCTLEENVTRRLKQGMKRNTTTLFMNMMALYSILLHKYTGQDEVMIGASLAGRNHADLVDMVGMFANVLPFRSRINRETSFEQLLTEVKAQSLRIFENQDVQFEILVEALGRSHQLSENPLFNVMLVLPDVAPAEAAMDRVRLQAYPFRNPSSKFDLTLWVYDYDDRIEMRMEYSTDLFARRTITTMCRHLLDIAGQAAGNPDILVKEIRLDSGLVRTETLDLLDDGNDFAF, from the coding sequence ATGAAGGAAAACACGAGAACAGGGTTAGAAGTTGCCATTATTGGAATGTCGGGTTCTTTTCCGGGGGCCAAAAACCTTGAGCAATTTTTCCAGAATGTAAAGAATGGTGTTGACAGCATTTCCTTCTTTACAGACGAACAATTGGAGGAGGCCGGAGTTCCCGCAGAGGTATACACCAAAGAGAACTTCGTCAAAGCAAAAGGTTATCTCGATGAGTGTGAGTACTTCGATAATTCCTTCTTTGGGTATACACCGAATGAAGCGCAATTTATGGACCCGCAGACGAGGCTGCTGCACGAGCATACTTGGATGGCACTGGAGGATGCGGGTTATCCGCCTGGCAGGACACAGGATACCATCGGGGTCTATGCAGGAGGGCGGCCCCACTTTCACTGGGAGGCGCTGTCCCTGTCCATGGGCTCCCGCAACGGGGCTGAGGATTTCGAGATTGCCCATCTGAATGACAAGGATTTAATGAGCACGAGAGTCTCCTACAAGCTGAATTTAAAAGGGCCCAGTTATACGCTGTTCACAGCCTGCTCTACTTCGCTCGTTGCGGTCCATGCGGCTTGCCAGGGGGTCATCAGCGGAGAATGTGATATGGCGGTAGCCGGCGGGGTATCTGTTACAAGTCCATTGAAGAACGGATATTTCTATCAGGACGGGATGATCCTGTCGTCGGACGGCCATTGCCGGGCGTTCGATGCCGCATCGGACGGTACCGTGGTGGGCAATGGCATCGGCCTGGTGATATTGAAACGGCTGGAAGATGCCTTGGACGACAAAGACCATATTTATGCAGTTATTAAAGGAACGGCAATTAATAATGACGGCAACCGCAAAGTAGGCTACAGTGCGCCGAGTGTAGATGGACAGGCAGAGGTCATTCGGACGGCCCACCGCGTGGCCGGGGTAGATCCCGGGGAGATTGGCTACATAGAAGCACACGGAACGGGGACGGCTCTCGGTGATCCGATTGAGGTCAAGGCGTTAACTACAGCCTTCTGTACCAATCGCAAACATTTCTGCGGGATAGGCTCAGTCAAAACCAACATTGGCCATCTTGACAGCGCGGCTGGAATAGCCGGGCTTATAAAAGCGGTGCTGGCCCTGCACCATAAATGCCTGCTTCCAACCTTGCATTTTGCGGACCCCAATCCGCATCTCATGCTTGAAGACAGCCCCTTTTACCTGGTAGACCGGATGAGGGAATGGGAGAGCGGTTCAGGGCTGCGCCGGGCAGGAGTAAGTTCATTTGGTGTTGGCGGAACCAACGCGCATATCGTTTTGGAGGAAGCCCCATCAGAGCAGAGCGTAAGGCCAGAGGAGGAGCAGGAGCGGCTGCTGGTTTTTTCAGCCAAAACCAAAGAAGCGCTGGAGGAGTCCATTGAAGCGTTTGTACAAGATGTGCAGAAGCATCCGGGGAAAGATTTATCGGATATTGCGTATACGCTCCAGCAGGGACGCGAGCACTTTTCCTACCGTCAATATGTAGCCTGCAAGTCACTGCTTGCCGGTTGTGCAGCATTAAGAGTGAAGGCACCGCAAGCCCTGTGGGTTGATCCGAAAAAAGCATTGAAGCCTGTATACTTTTGGTTTGCCGGGATGGAACCCAAAGAGGCGATTCAGCATTACCACAATTGCTTGCGCAATCCGTATTGCCGTGAGGAAATGGAAGCGCTCTTGCTTCAGGCGGGCGGGATGAGCGGCGCTGCGCGTGAAGGGTTTTTAGGGGATGGGAATGAGGATGCTGGACAGACGCCGGTCTTTCTCTTCCAACTGGCCTTGGCCAGATGGCTGCTGCGTGCGGGTGTGAAGCCAGCTGCCCTTATGGGGACCGGGACCGGGGCGTATGTGGCGGGCTGTTTAGCCGGTGTTTTTAGCTTGGAAGAAGCGCTGATGCTCATTGAGAAAAGAGACCGGCTGCTGGAGGAATGGCGGGGCAGCGAAGGGGATTTATTTTTGCTGGAGGCCCTTCAGTCCGAGTTTTACGAGGCATTTGATTCGATTGCCTTGTCTGCGCCTTCGATTCCGCTGCTCTCTGCGGATGCCCGAAGAAATACAGTGAATGATGTGACGCTCCCGGACTATTGGGTCAATCCATTAGGTGCAGAGGATGACGGTACAAGCTTGCCCGCAAAGGTGGAAGAAGAGGATAAGCATCTGGTTCTTGACTTCGGTACAGGAGGTGAGCCATCCGGCCCGTCGGGGCATATTAGCCTTGTGACAGGAGAGCCCAATCTCCTTGATGCGGTCGGCTGCATATGGGCAACCGGCTATCCCCTCAATTGGGACGAGCTTGCTAAGCATCACAACCCATCCCGATTGACACTGCCAACCTATCCCTTTGCCCGGAAAAGATACTGGGTGGATTCGCAGCAGATCAAGCAGTTCCAGCATAACTGGAAACGTCAAGATCCCCAAACCGGCAAGAAAAGCAAAGAAGAATGGCTGTATGTTCCCTCCTGGATACGTTCTGAACACATACCCGAGGCCGGGGAGCGGCAGCAAGGGTTATTCGCAGTGTTTGCCGCACCGGAGCCCTTTGCAGCCCGATGCATGGAGCAGCTTGAACAAATGGGACATACCCTTGCCCGGATTGAGCCCGGTGAATCCTTCAAATCAAATAAGATGTCATTTGAGATCAATCCGGAAATCTTGGATGACTTCATACAGCTGCTGGATACACTTGCCCAGCGGGGGGATGGGCCGATCCGGATTGTGCATTTTTGGTGCATGCATCCACAGGCTGCCGCCCATGAACAATTACCGGAAGCGGAAGAATACAACCGCCTGGGGTACTATACCTTATTGAACATTGCCAGGGCGGTTGGCCAGCTTCAGCTCCGGCAGCCGGTAACCATCGATATCGTTGCCAACCAGGTGGCTGAAGTCATCGGGAACGAGACGGTTGTCCCTGCAAAGGCCACATTGTTCGGGCCGCTTCGTGTTATCGCCAAAGAGTACGAGAACATTGCCTGCAGGCTGGTCGACACCGATCAATACGACCATCATCTCCTTTGCCGCATACTGTCCGAGCCGGAAGAGAACCGCCGTGCCGATTGGATCGCGCTTCGGAATAGCTATATATGGGAGCCCACCTTCAAGCAGGTGCGCCCAACCACTCCGCTGAATACAGTCTCCAAGCGTTTAACAGCAGGAGGGGTATACGTCATCACCGGAGGTCTTGGAGGCATCGGGCTCTATGTGGCCAAGTTTCTGGCAGAGCAGTATCAGGCCCGTGTGGTCTTGCTCAGCCGGTCGCAGTTTCTTCCCGAGGAGGAGTGGGACAAGTGGTATACAATCCACAGCGGGGATGATCCGGTGAGCGCCAAAATTGCCGGCTTGCGGGAAATCAAAGCAGCGGCAAGCGGATTCTGTTTGGTTCAGGCGGATATTACGGATACAGCGCAGGTCAGAGCCGTTTTTGGGCAGATCCTTGAGCGCTACGGGGCTATCAACGGGATTATCCATGCTGCAGGTGTACCGGATGGAGCGGTCATTCAGCGAAGAAGCAAGGAGATGTGCGAAGCGGTTTTTGGCAGCAAAATTTATGGAACCCAGGTCTTGCAAAAAGTCATCGAAGAGCTGTCCTGTCCGGTCGATTTTCTGCTGCTCTTCTCTTCCTTAAGCGCGCTGCTCGCTCCACCGGCGCAAGTAGCGTACAGCGCAGCCAATTCTTTTTTGGATGCCTTTGCCCTGGTTAACACCAGAAGGGGGTATTTCACCCAAGCGATCAACTGGGATATGTGGAAAAACACCGGGATGGCCAGCCTTTCGGCGCTCTCCCGTCCAGCCGGTTCTGCTCCGGGAATCGCTTATCGTTCCGAAGAGCATCCGCTGTTTAAGTATTCCCTGACAGAAAATACAGGACGTACTACGTTTCTTTCTTATTTCCATACCGGCAGAGATTGGGTCTTGGATGAACACCGCATTGTTGACCAGGCCGTGCTGCCGGGAACATGCTATCTGGAAATGGCGCGTGCAGCCTATCAATCAGCGACTTCAAATCCTGAAGCAGCCGTACTGATCCACGATGTTTTCTTCTTAACCCCGCTGGCAGCAGCGGAGAATACGGATGTTCCGGTCCGGACGGTCATTATCCGGGACACGGAAGGTTATCGGTTTACGATTGAAAGTTACTCGGGGGCTCCCAAGGGCAGGTGGGTGCTCCACGCACGCGGCTGCATGAGCGCCAGTAATCTCAAGCCCCAAAACTATGAATTGGATGTCATCCGCAATGCCTGCGAGCACAGCCGCTATGGCAGAGAGCATTACAACAACCGGCGGGACAGCAAATTCCGGTACGGTCCCCGGTGGGACAGCTACCGCTGGGGAGGATTCTCTCAGGAGGAGGGGCTGTCTTGGATTGAACTTCCGCAAACGTTCGCGGGAGATCTGGCTGCTTACGGGCTTCACCCGGCGATCCTTGATGTGGCGCTGGTGCACATGGGTCTTGCACACACCGGGGCCGGCCAGTATGTTCCGTTCGGCTACAGAAACATTACGGTCCATGGGAAGATGCCCGGAAGAGTGTACAGTTATATCCGTCACCGGACAGAACACTCTCTTGGAGACAAAATCCTGGAGTTTGATCTGACGATTATGGATGAACACGGCAAAGGGATCATGGAAATCGAGGGGTATCAGGTTACAGCTGTCACGAATGAGCAGGTCAGCGGGGGAGGCGCGGCGGCCGAAAAAACAACTGCAGTCCAGGCGGCTGCGGCAGCTTCCGACGGCAATTCGGGTTCTCTGACTCCTGAGGAAGGACTTATGATTCTGGAGACCGCATTATCGGCAGCCTATCCACAGGTGATTGTATCTACTGTTGATTTGCTTACACGGGTAGAAGCCTACAGAAGTGAGAAGGTAAGCCTGTATCAAGACAGCAGCGGCAGCTCTGCGGGGGACAAAGTGCGGGCTTCAGGGGTGAAATTGTCCGTCCAGGAGTTAGAAGATGTGATCCACAGCATTTGGAAGAGTGTTCTGGGGCATGAGCAGATCTCCAGAGACGATGATTTTTTTGATTTGGGCGGGGATTCGCTGAAGGTGCTAACGGTCGCAGAGAGGATCTATCAGGCGATCAGCATCAAGATTCCGGTTTCGGTCTTCTTTCATACCACCGTGCTGAAAGAGCTTGCCCGGCGTATTCAAGCTGCCTATCATACAACCAATGAATATGCTGCCATTCAAAAGGCTGCGCCTAAGGCTCATTATCCCTTGTCATCGGCGCAAAAACGGTTGTATTTCCACCAGCAGCTCCAGCCGGACAGCGTTGCCTACAACATCCTGGAGGTTACATCGGTTGAAGGTGATCTCGATCCGGATAAATTACAAAACGCATTTGACCTGTTAATCCGGAGGCATGCGGTATTGCGGACAAGCTTTGACATCATCAACGGGGAGATTGTCCAGATCATCCATGACCATGCCGGGTTTCAAGTGGAGCAGGTGACCGTAAAGGAAGAGGAAGCCGATCAGGTGGTTGAACAGTTTATGCAGCCGTTTGATCTGCGGTCGGCTCCTTTACTGCGTGTAAAGCTGGTCCGCTGCGGTATGCAGAAGTATGTGTGGCTGTTTGATATACACCATATCATTGCCGATAACCTCTCGGTTGAGATTCTCAAGAGCGAGCTTATCCGTATTTATAACGGTCAAGCCGGGCAGCTCAAGCCAATCCCTTTGGAGTATGTTGACTTTGTGGGCTGGCAGAACGAACAGATCAGACGCGGAGCATTCGACAAGCAAACCGGGTACTGGCTCCAGCAATTATCGGGGGAGCTGCCGGAGAACCATCTTCCCACTGATTACCCGCGGCCTGCCGTGCTGAGCCACCAAGGCGATATTTATACATGTACTTTAGAAGAAAACGTAACGCGCCGGCTGAAGCAGGGGATGAAGCGCAATACCACCACATTATTCATGAATATGATGGCCCTTTACAGTATCTTGCTGCACAAATATACGGGCCAGGATGAAGTGATGATCGGGGCCAGTCTTGCCGGAAGAAACCATGCAGATCTGGTGGACATGGTCGGCATGTTTGCCAATGTGCTGCCTTTCCGTTCCCGCATCAACCGCGAAACATCGTTTGAACAGCTGCTAACAGAGGTCAAAGCGCAGAGTTTGCGGATTTTTGAAAATCAGGATGTACAGTTTGAGATCCTGGTCGAAGCATTGGGGCGGAGCCATCAATTAAGCGAGAATCCCTTATTCAATGTCATGCTGGTGCTGCCCGATGTTGCCCCCGCCGAAGCGGCTATGGACCGGGTAAGGCTGCAGGCGTATCCGTTCCGCAACCCGTCATCCAAATTCGACTTGACCTTATGGGTGTACGATTATGACGACAGGATAGAAATGCGGATGGAGTATTCGACGGATTTATTTGCCCGCAGGACGATCACAACCATGTGCCGGCACTTGCTGGATATTGCCGGACAGGCTGCCGGGAACCCGGACATCCTCGTCAAAGAAATTAGGCTGGATTCAGGTCTTGTCCGGACGGAAACGCTGGATTTGCTTGATGACGGGAATGATTTTGCATTTTAA
- a CDS encoding histidine phosphatase family protein: MMHLYIVRHAEPDYENDTLTAAGELEAKALAQYLQVQGADYIYSSPMGRALKTMSYTSELLGIEPRTENWLRELTDLWIENSPWGYIGVFDIPGEVIRNGDSFPTHETWHQLNYYQEVQAKERVEEIRRSSDRFLLRHGYERMDGRYSCINPSQDKIVVFCHRAIGLTWLGHLLDIPISLMWSGFWMPPSSVTTVVLEQRSDRWATPRCIGFGDTSHIFKHDLMLKAKDIHNDCFVK; this comes from the coding sequence ATGATGCATCTTTATATTGTCCGCCACGCGGAACCGGATTATGAAAATGATACCCTCACTGCTGCCGGAGAGCTTGAGGCAAAAGCACTGGCGCAATATCTGCAGGTTCAGGGAGCCGACTATATTTATTCATCGCCGATGGGCAGGGCGTTGAAGACGATGAGCTATACCTCCGAGCTGCTAGGGATAGAGCCGCGGACTGAGAATTGGTTAAGGGAGCTGACCGATTTATGGATTGAGAATTCTCCTTGGGGGTATATAGGGGTTTTTGATATTCCGGGTGAAGTAATCAGAAACGGAGACTCATTCCCGACTCATGAAACCTGGCATCAGCTTAATTATTACCAGGAGGTGCAGGCGAAAGAAAGAGTGGAGGAGATCCGCAGAAGCTCTGACCGGTTTTTGCTGCGCCATGGATATGAAAGAATGGACGGACGGTACTCATGCATCAATCCGAGCCAGGATAAAATTGTGGTGTTTTGTCACAGAGCGATTGGTTTAACCTGGCTTGGCCATTTACTGGATATCCCGATTTCATTAATGTGGTCGGGATTCTGGATGCCGCCCAGTTCAGTCACGACGGTTGTTCTGGAACAGCGGTCGGATCGCTGGGCAACGCCAAGATGCATTGGCTTTGGGGATACTTCGCATATATTCAAACATGATTTGATGTTGAAAGCCAAAGATATCCATAATGACTGTTTTGTTAAATAG